In candidate division KSB1 bacterium, one genomic interval encodes:
- a CDS encoding proline racemase family protein produces the protein MSLNWNPPRDWIKITAIEAHTAGEPLRVITGGLPPIPGQTILEKRRYAAEHLDHLRTALMWEPRGHADMYGCIVTEPVTPDGTLGVLFLHNEGFSTMCGHGVIGLAKVALDTGMLAVDGDHPVIRMDTPAGRVTAFARRENGRVVEVSFHNVPSFVYACEKVIHVDGVGWLQCDVAFGGAFYAFCRAEEIGIDLTPANFRQLIDVGMRIKLAVMTSLPIQHPFEKDLGFLYGTIIVGPPHDPKHHSRNVCIFADGEIDRSPTGTGVSARVALHYARGEIKINEPIMIESILGTCFTAEVVETTKFGPYDAVIPKVTGTAFIIGRNELLIDPDDPLRQGFILR, from the coding sequence ATGTCCTTGAACTGGAACCCACCCAGGGATTGGATCAAGATCACGGCGATTGAGGCGCACACGGCTGGCGAGCCGTTGCGCGTTATCACCGGCGGCCTCCCTCCCATTCCCGGTCAAACCATTTTGGAAAAACGCCGCTACGCGGCTGAGCATCTCGATCATCTGCGCACCGCGCTGATGTGGGAGCCGCGTGGTCATGCCGATATGTACGGCTGCATCGTCACGGAGCCGGTGACGCCAGACGGCACGCTGGGCGTGCTCTTTCTGCACAATGAAGGCTTCAGCACGATGTGCGGCCACGGCGTGATCGGCTTGGCAAAAGTGGCGCTGGATACCGGCATGTTGGCGGTGGACGGCGACCATCCGGTCATTCGCATGGACACGCCGGCGGGCCGCGTCACCGCCTTTGCCCGGCGCGAAAATGGCCGCGTCGTTGAAGTTTCCTTCCACAATGTGCCATCCTTCGTTTATGCGTGCGAAAAAGTCATTCATGTCGATGGCGTGGGCTGGTTGCAATGTGACGTTGCTTTCGGGGGGGCGTTTTATGCCTTCTGCCGCGCCGAAGAAATCGGCATTGATTTGACGCCGGCAAATTTTCGCCAACTCATCGATGTCGGTATGCGCATCAAGCTTGCGGTGATGACGAGCTTGCCGATTCAACATCCGTTTGAAAAAGATCTGGGATTTCTTTACGGCACGATCATCGTCGGGCCCCCGCACGATCCGAAACATCACAGCCGCAACGTGTGCATTTTTGCCGATGGCGAAATCGATCGCAGCCCAACCGGCACCGGTGTCAGCGCGCGTGTGGCGCTGCATTACGCGCGCGGCGAAATTAAAATAAATGAACCGATTATGATTGAGAGCATTCTTGGAACATGCTTCACCGCTGAAGTTGTCGAAACGACGAAGTTCGGCCCGTATGACGCCGTCATTCCCAAAGTCACCGGCACGGCTTTTATCATCGGGCGAAATGAGTTGTTGATCGATCCGGATGATCCGTTGCGGCAGGGTTTTATTTTGCGGTAG
- a CDS encoding glycosyltransferase family 4 protein has protein sequence MKIAYIAAGAANMYCGSCIHDNTLAAALIKKGHEVALIPTYTPLRTDEDNVTLDQVFYGGINVYLEQKFSLFRHTPWLVDKLFNSRLLLNWASRFSATTNAKDLGSLTVSVLQGEEGRQKKELAKLIKWLQASFRPEIVQLTNSMFLGMAKEIKKALGVPVLCAVQGEDLFINDLVEPYRSQARQLMRARAQDVDGFIATSQYYADFMADFLQVPIEKMHVVRLGINLQGHGVQQNLNGTTKFVIGYLARICPEKGLHLLIEAFQQLAQKLGKNALALEVAGYLGARDRRYFENFVKQIDAWGLSEAFHYHGEVTRHEKINFLNRLHVLSVPTTYKEPKGLSILEALANGVPVVQPKHGTFPELLLSTGGGILVEPNSPQALAEGIETLLHNAELREQLGQSGKSAAQRLFSDEVMAGATVEVYQKYLARGDAFRHSRFVATVSP, from the coding sequence ATGAAAATCGCCTATATCGCCGCCGGCGCCGCCAACATGTACTGCGGCAGTTGCATTCACGACAACACGCTGGCCGCCGCGCTCATTAAAAAAGGTCACGAAGTCGCCCTCATTCCGACTTACACGCCGCTGCGAACCGACGAAGACAACGTCACGCTCGATCAGGTTTTTTACGGCGGCATCAATGTTTATTTGGAGCAAAAATTTTCGCTTTTTCGCCACACGCCGTGGCTGGTGGACAAGCTTTTCAACAGCCGCCTGCTGTTGAATTGGGCTTCACGTTTTAGCGCCACCACGAATGCCAAAGACTTGGGCAGTCTCACCGTCTCGGTTCTGCAAGGTGAAGAAGGCCGCCAGAAAAAAGAACTGGCGAAATTGATCAAATGGCTGCAAGCGTCGTTTCGTCCCGAGATCGTGCAACTGACCAACTCCATGTTTTTGGGGATGGCGAAAGAGATCAAAAAAGCGTTGGGTGTACCCGTACTTTGCGCCGTGCAAGGCGAAGACCTCTTCATCAACGATCTTGTCGAGCCGTACAGATCGCAGGCGCGCCAATTGATGCGTGCACGCGCGCAGGACGTGGACGGCTTTATCGCGACGAGCCAGTATTACGCCGACTTCATGGCGGATTTTCTGCAAGTACCCATTGAAAAAATGCATGTGGTGCGACTCGGCATTAATTTGCAGGGGCACGGTGTTCAGCAGAATCTCAACGGCACCACGAAATTCGTCATTGGCTATTTGGCGCGCATCTGTCCGGAAAAGGGATTGCACCTGCTTATCGAAGCCTTTCAGCAGCTCGCGCAGAAACTGGGCAAAAACGCCCTCGCGCTCGAGGTCGCCGGTTATCTCGGCGCACGAGACCGCCGTTATTTTGAAAACTTCGTCAAACAAATCGACGCGTGGGGATTGAGCGAGGCTTTTCATTATCATGGCGAAGTCACGCGCCATGAAAAAATTAATTTTCTGAATCGCCTGCACGTTCTCTCCGTGCCCACAACTTACAAAGAGCCGAAAGGGCTTTCTATTTTAGAGGCACTCGCCAATGGCGTGCCGGTGGTGCAGCCGAAGCACGGCACATTTCCGGAGTTGCTTTTGTCCACCGGCGGCGGTATTTTGGTGGAGCCCAATTCCCCGCAAGCCCTCGCGGAGGGAATCGAGACACTGCTGCATAACGCCGAGCTGCGCGAACAATTGGGACAAAGTGGCAAGTCAGCGGCGCAGCGATTGTTCAGCGATGAGGTGATGGCGGGGGCGACAGTTGAAGTTTATCAAAAATATTTGGCTCGCGGTGATGCCTTTAGGCATTCACGCTTCGTCGCTACCGTCAGCCCCTGA
- a CDS encoding acyl-CoA thioesterase, with protein MPYEFHTRRRIEFADTDMAGIVHFARFFIFMETAEHEFLRSLGTSVATRLDNMQLGWPRLAASCEYLSPAKFEEVLDIRVSVARKGNKSMTYHFEFRRGEVLIARGQMISACCLVGAEGKLNAIPIPDFIADQIQEAPKDMGRID; from the coding sequence ATGCCTTACGAATTCCACACCAGGCGCCGGATCGAATTTGCCGATACCGACATGGCGGGGATCGTGCACTTTGCCCGCTTTTTTATTTTCATGGAAACCGCCGAGCACGAATTCCTGCGTTCGTTGGGAACCAGCGTCGCCACCAGGCTCGACAACATGCAACTCGGCTGGCCGCGCTTGGCCGCTTCATGCGAGTATTTGAGTCCGGCCAAATTCGAGGAAGTGCTCGACATTCGCGTCTCTGTTGCGCGCAAAGGCAACAAGTCGATGACGTATCACTTTGAATTTCGCCGTGGCGAGGTGTTAATCGCGCGCGGGCAAATGATTTCCGCCTGTTGCCTCGTCGGCGCGGAGGGAAAACTCAATGCCATTCCGATTCCGGATTTTATTGCGGATCAGATTCAGGAAGCGCCGAAGGATATGGGGCGCATCGATTAA
- a CDS encoding ABC transporter ATP-binding protein has protein sequence MNLRQSASISLKLSNVHKYFENGTRRVEVLHDISFDVTAGQALAITGPSGSGKSTLLHLIGTLDQPSAGSIEINGQTPFSLPEPELAKFRNQVVGFVFQDHHLLPQYSVLENVLIPTLAFKNKNGAPEKRARELLERVGLGHRLDHRPAELSGGERQRVAIARALINRPSLLLCDEPTGDLDHANAQTVASLLLELHHAEQNILIVVTHSLELAARLNRRFELREGTCVEV, from the coding sequence ATGAATTTGCGGCAGTCTGCTTCAATCTCCCTCAAACTCTCGAACGTCCACAAATACTTCGAAAACGGAACCCGCCGCGTCGAAGTGCTTCACGACATCTCATTTGATGTGACCGCCGGCCAGGCGCTTGCCATCACCGGCCCCTCCGGCTCGGGCAAGAGCACGCTGCTGCATTTGATCGGCACATTGGATCAGCCGTCTGCCGGCAGTATCGAGATCAACGGGCAAACGCCCTTCTCTTTGCCGGAGCCGGAATTGGCGAAATTTCGGAATCAAGTTGTCGGCTTCGTTTTTCAGGATCATCATCTCCTGCCGCAATATTCGGTTTTGGAAAACGTGCTCATTCCCACCCTCGCATTTAAAAACAAAAACGGCGCGCCGGAAAAACGCGCACGTGAGTTACTGGAACGCGTCGGACTCGGCCACCGCCTCGATCATCGCCCCGCCGAGCTTTCCGGCGGCGAGCGCCAGCGCGTGGCGATTGCGCGCGCATTGATCAATCGCCCCAGTCTCTTGCTTTGCGATGAGCCGACCGGCGATTTGGATCATGCCAACGCTCAGACCGTGGCCTCGCTGTTGCTGGAGCTCCATCACGCCGAGCAGAACATTTTAATCGTCGTTACCCACAGCCTCGAATTGGCCGCGCGCTTGAATCGACGCTTCGAATTGAGAGAAGGCACATGCGTCGAAGTTTGA
- a CDS encoding FtsX-like permease family protein, producing the protein MRRSLIYYWRINLAVVMGAAVATAVLTGALLVGDSVRGSLRDLTLERLGQIDDALVADRFFRQDLAASVAASERFKDRFENAVPAIILTGSAVHAVTKRRASAINLLGIDQRFLDFFDADSWQRWNEFFLRSAEQGFPALAINEALQKELGAEIGDHLLIFVQQQTEIPRETLLGRRDVSDVVKTIRFQLTHIIPNHGLGRFGLRPHQNLPQNAYVALAGLQKALAQPQKANALLVSRQSPALVDSLNLALQEILRENIQLRDLGISMRLQKNFIAVESSEIILDPIIVEAVEAVAAELNAPAQPVLTYLANTIECRGRLLPYSTISATAFPVVKSCGELSLTNGLPVTALANDEILLNEWAAEDLHAKIGDTVKVSYYVVGGREQLVTRSSVFRVAGITAMTGLGADRALTPEFPGIHDAENMHSWNPPFPVDLNLIRPRDEAYWDQYRATPKAFIALQTGQQLWSSRFGNLTSIRLGIDENHGETLRAQLQAGLLAKITPEQIGYVFQPVKEQGLKAAAGATDFSMLFIGFSWFLIVAAALLVGMLFRLGVEQRAKEIGTLLALGYPQRKVRRQMLQEGGILAGIGCLIGLAGAVVYAGILMYGLRTWWLKAIGAPFVVLHVNTTTLGLGYLSAFAVTLLAIVWTLRQLRKVPATALLHGVTTSEHLTPSRFSKIVALLALAGAVSMMILSGFLDESSAAGWFFGSGMCLLIAGLAALSLWFRGRRRQRLRLLGFTRITALAIGYSARNPGRSMSCATLVACACFVIVAVAVNRVDGEQEPLAKDSGTGGFSLIAESDIPLHHNLNTRTGREELGFVESDTALFNRVNVFQMRLLPGEEVSCLNLYQPQQPRVLGVSAEQIARGGFQFRELIDSKFDSNPWPLLDQAIAPEVIPAFGDYNSVRWIMHLGLGKDVVMRNEFGREIKLRFVGLFERSIFQREVLISETNFLKHFPSVSGYSYYLIETSSEQTQAVSQRLEQNLQNYGFDVSSTRAKLADFQAVENTYLSIFQTLGGLGLLLGTFGLGIILIRNAIERRGELATLRAFGFRRAYLVRMLVAENSFLMICGILIGSFSALVAVLPHLLAGYAQTPWLSLASTLALVFVIGLLASLVAVSTILRIPLLPALKAE; encoded by the coding sequence ATGCGTCGAAGTTTGATTTATTACTGGCGCATCAACCTGGCGGTGGTGATGGGCGCTGCTGTCGCCACGGCGGTGCTCACCGGCGCGCTTTTGGTCGGCGATTCGGTTCGCGGCAGCCTGCGCGATTTGACGCTCGAACGCCTCGGCCAAATCGACGACGCCCTGGTGGCGGATCGCTTTTTCCGCCAGGATTTGGCCGCCAGTGTCGCCGCCTCTGAACGATTTAAAGATCGTTTTGAAAATGCCGTTCCTGCCATTATACTAACCGGCAGCGCCGTTCACGCTGTGACCAAAAGGCGCGCCTCGGCAATAAACCTGCTGGGCATCGATCAGCGATTCCTTGATTTTTTTGATGCCGATTCATGGCAACGGTGGAACGAATTTTTTTTGCGAAGCGCTGAACAAGGTTTCCCAGCCCTCGCCATCAACGAAGCTTTGCAAAAAGAACTGGGTGCTGAGATCGGCGATCATCTTTTGATTTTCGTTCAACAGCAAACCGAAATTCCCCGCGAAACGTTGTTGGGACGCCGTGACGTCTCCGACGTCGTTAAAACGATTCGATTCCAATTAACCCACATCATTCCGAATCACGGCCTCGGACGATTTGGACTGCGGCCGCATCAAAACCTGCCGCAAAACGCCTACGTCGCGCTTGCCGGTTTGCAAAAAGCGCTGGCGCAGCCGCAAAAAGCCAACGCGCTTTTGGTCTCTCGCCAAAGCCCGGCCTTGGTGGATTCTCTGAATCTTGCGCTGCAAGAAATATTGCGCGAAAATATTCAATTGCGTGATTTGGGGATTTCCATGCGGTTGCAAAAAAATTTTATCGCCGTTGAAAGCTCGGAAATCATTCTCGACCCGATCATCGTCGAGGCCGTCGAGGCGGTCGCTGCCGAGTTAAATGCGCCGGCGCAACCGGTTTTAACCTATCTGGCCAATACCATCGAATGCCGTGGCCGATTGCTTCCTTATTCAACAATTTCTGCGACGGCTTTTCCCGTCGTCAAATCATGCGGGGAACTCAGCTTGACGAACGGGTTGCCGGTAACCGCGCTGGCCAATGATGAAATCTTATTGAATGAATGGGCAGCGGAAGACCTCCACGCAAAAATCGGTGACACAGTGAAAGTCAGTTATTACGTGGTCGGTGGACGCGAGCAACTGGTGACGCGAAGCAGCGTGTTTCGTGTTGCCGGCATCACCGCGATGACAGGACTCGGCGCCGATCGCGCGCTCACGCCGGAATTTCCGGGCATTCATGATGCCGAAAACATGCACTCTTGGAATCCGCCGTTTCCGGTTGATTTGAATTTGATTCGTCCCCGCGATGAAGCTTACTGGGATCAATATCGCGCCACGCCGAAAGCTTTTATTGCGCTGCAAACCGGACAACAATTATGGAGCAGCCGCTTTGGCAATTTAACCTCGATTCGCCTCGGCATCGACGAAAATCACGGTGAGACGCTTCGAGCGCAATTGCAAGCCGGCTTGCTGGCGAAAATCACACCCGAACAGATTGGTTATGTTTTTCAACCGGTGAAAGAACAAGGTTTGAAGGCAGCGGCAGGCGCAACTGATTTCAGCATGTTGTTCATCGGATTTAGTTGGTTTTTGATCGTCGCCGCCGCGCTTTTGGTGGGCATGCTCTTTCGGCTCGGCGTGGAACAAAGAGCCAAAGAAATCGGAACCTTGCTGGCATTGGGTTATCCACAGCGCAAAGTTCGCCGGCAAATGCTGCAAGAAGGCGGCATTCTCGCCGGCATCGGCTGCTTGATTGGTTTGGCCGGCGCCGTGGTTTATGCCGGCATTCTCATGTACGGCCTGCGCACCTGGTGGCTCAAAGCGATCGGGGCGCCGTTTGTGGTTTTGCATGTGAACACGACAACGCTCGGCCTCGGCTATCTCTCCGCGTTCGCTGTCACGTTGCTGGCGATTGTGTGGACTTTGCGGCAACTTCGAAAAGTTCCGGCAACGGCATTATTGCACGGCGTAACGACATCGGAGCACCTCACGCCCTCACGGTTTTCCAAAATTGTTGCGCTGCTGGCGTTGGCCGGCGCCGTGAGCATGATGATTTTATCCGGTTTTTTAGACGAATCTTCTGCCGCTGGATGGTTTTTTGGCAGCGGCATGTGTTTGTTGATTGCAGGTCTGGCCGCGCTCTCGCTTTGGTTTCGCGGCCGGCGCCGCCAGCGGCTGCGGCTCCTGGGTTTCACGAGAATTACCGCCCTGGCGATTGGTTACAGCGCGCGCAATCCCGGTCGCAGTATGTCATGCGCAACCCTTGTCGCCTGTGCTTGCTTCGTCATCGTGGCGGTTGCCGTGAATCGCGTCGATGGGGAACAAGAACCGCTTGCCAAAGATTCGGGTACCGGAGGTTTCTCGCTGATCGCCGAATCCGACATTCCGCTTCATCACAATCTGAACACCAGAACCGGCAGAGAAGAGTTGGGTTTTGTCGAATCCGACACCGCGCTATTCAACCGCGTTAATGTTTTTCAAATGCGCCTGCTGCCGGGTGAGGAAGTGAGCTGCCTGAATCTTTATCAACCGCAGCAGCCGCGTGTTCTCGGCGTTTCCGCCGAGCAAATCGCGCGCGGCGGATTTCAGTTTCGCGAGTTGATCGACTCCAAATTCGATTCGAATCCCTGGCCGTTGCTCGACCAGGCAATCGCGCCGGAAGTGATTCCGGCTTTTGGCGATTATAATTCCGTGCGATGGATCATGCATTTGGGTTTGGGCAAGGATGTCGTGATGCGCAACGAATTTGGCCGCGAAATCAAGCTGCGCTTCGTCGGGCTTTTCGAACGCAGCATTTTTCAACGCGAGGTGTTGATCTCGGAAACCAACTTCCTCAAACATTTCCCCAGTGTCAGCGGCTATTCTTATTATCTCATTGAAACTTCATCTGAGCAAACCCAGGCGGTTTCCCAGCGGCTGGAGCAGAATTTGCAAAATTACGGTTTCGATGTGTCGTCAACCCGCGCCAAGCTGGCTGATTTTCAAGCTGTCGAAAATACTTATTTGTCGATTTTTCAAACTCTCGGCGGGCTGGGATTGCTGTTGGGAACTTTTGGGTTGGGAATTATTTTGATCCGCAACGCCATCGAGCGGCGCGGCGAACTGGCGACGCTGCGCGCATTCGGTTTCCGCCGCGCGTATTTGGTGAGAATGCTGGTTGCCGAGAACAGCTTTCTGATGATTTGTGGCATTCTGATTGGCAGTTTCTCGGCGCTGGTGGCGGTGCTGCCGCATCTGTTGGCCGGCTACGCGCAAACGCCATGGCTTTCGTTGGCATCGACTCTTGCACTCGTATTTGTGATTGGTTTGCTCGCCAGCCTCGTTGCTGTATCAACCATACTGCGCATTCCGCTGCTGCCGGCGTTGAAGGCGGAGTGA
- a CDS encoding xanthine dehydrogenase family protein molybdopterin-binding subunit, translating to MIVGQNIARREGWKKVTGSAQYVDDLHVSNMLYGKTIRSTIAHGAIREIKFDPAFDWKRVTIADYRDIPGKNVVALIEYDQPLLAESRIRHQEEPILLLAAEDRELLEEAAKHIEILYDESPAVLTVEEALAGKQLVYGENNVFKDILISKGDLEQGFAAADFIVEAIYRTGHQEHVYIEPQGVIAIPESDGGIKLIGSLQCPYYVHKALKTIFDLPDDKVRVVQSVTGGGFGGKEEYPSLIAGHAAVLARKVGRPVKMIYNRGEDMAATTKRHPSVVHHKTGVTKDGKLVAAEIDLVLDGGAYCTLSPVVVSRASIHALGPYNCPNTRIRARSVATNTPPNGAFRGFGAPQVCFAHEMQMEKIAKTIGIDSLELRRRNMLKLGDTTVTGQTLKYSVGSEEVLQAAVEASNFLVKQESYKQQSTSDFGPRTSGKKHGIGLSLFFHGAGFTGSGEMLMKAKAGVELLPGGRVRILTASTEIGQGTNTIFPQIVAEELGLDLDDVEMAEPNTAKVPDSGPTVASRTCMVVGRVIQQAAQDLRQQLEEFVAAQLSRQSVALRHKEFFANDQRLMSLAEAAQMYSREKGALQVFRHYESPPGHTWDDKRYLGDAYPVYGWACDVVEVEVDTTTYEVFVKKVVSAADVGKAINPVLVKGQIEGGTLQALGYGMMEEVIMQNGKMANDRLTNYMLPTCMDAPDMEVILIEKPYPHGPFGAKGVGELPMDGAAPALAAAICNALGIEISELPFTPERLLQAVASFP from the coding sequence ATGATCGTTGGTCAAAATATCGCCCGTCGTGAAGGCTGGAAAAAGGTTACCGGAAGCGCGCAGTATGTCGACGATCTGCACGTCTCGAACATGCTTTACGGCAAAACCATCCGCAGCACGATAGCGCACGGCGCGATTCGTGAAATCAAATTCGATCCGGCCTTCGATTGGAAGCGTGTGACGATCGCCGATTATCGCGATATTCCAGGCAAAAATGTCGTGGCGCTGATTGAATACGATCAACCGCTGCTGGCCGAATCGAGGATTCGCCATCAGGAAGAGCCGATTTTGCTGCTCGCCGCTGAAGATCGCGAGTTGCTCGAAGAAGCCGCAAAACATATTGAAATTCTTTACGACGAATCGCCAGCAGTTTTGACTGTTGAGGAAGCGCTGGCGGGCAAACAACTCGTGTATGGCGAAAATAATGTCTTCAAAGATATTTTGATTTCAAAAGGCGATCTCGAGCAAGGCTTTGCAGCGGCGGATTTTATTGTCGAAGCAATATATCGTACCGGCCATCAAGAGCATGTTTATATCGAACCCCAGGGCGTCATTGCGATCCCCGAAAGCGACGGGGGCATCAAGCTGATCGGCTCGCTGCAATGTCCTTATTATGTTCATAAGGCGCTCAAAACAATTTTTGATTTGCCCGATGACAAAGTTCGCGTCGTGCAATCGGTGACCGGCGGCGGCTTTGGCGGCAAGGAAGAATATCCGAGCCTGATTGCCGGTCATGCGGCCGTGCTTGCGCGCAAGGTGGGGCGTCCGGTAAAAATGATTTACAACCGTGGCGAAGACATGGCTGCCACCACCAAACGGCATCCTTCAGTCGTTCATCACAAAACTGGCGTCACCAAAGATGGCAAGCTCGTCGCCGCCGAGATTGACCTCGTTTTAGACGGCGGGGCGTATTGCACGTTGAGTCCCGTCGTGGTTTCGCGCGCCTCGATTCACGCGCTCGGCCCGTACAATTGTCCCAACACCCGCATTCGCGCCCGCAGCGTCGCCACCAACACGCCGCCCAACGGCGCCTTTCGCGGCTTCGGCGCGCCGCAGGTTTGCTTCGCGCACGAAATGCAAATGGAAAAAATCGCCAAAACCATCGGCATCGACTCGCTCGAACTGCGCCGGCGCAATATGCTGAAATTGGGTGATACCACCGTCACCGGCCAAACGCTCAAATACAGCGTCGGCTCTGAAGAAGTTTTGCAAGCCGCCGTGGAAGCTTCCAACTTTCTTGTCAAACAGGAAAGTTACAAACAACAATCGACCTCGGACTTCGGACCTCGGACATCAGGAAAAAAACACGGCATCGGCCTCTCCTTATTTTTTCACGGCGCGGGATTCACCGGCAGCGGCGAGATGTTGATGAAAGCCAAAGCCGGGGTTGAATTGTTGCCGGGCGGCCGCGTGCGCATTTTGACCGCTTCAACTGAGATCGGGCAAGGCACGAACACGATCTTTCCGCAAATCGTCGCGGAAGAACTCGGCCTCGATTTGGACGATGTTGAGATGGCAGAACCCAACACCGCCAAAGTCCCCGACAGCGGCCCGACTGTGGCCTCGCGGACCTGCATGGTGGTTGGTCGCGTGATTCAGCAAGCGGCGCAAGATTTACGCCAGCAGTTGGAAGAATTTGTTGCCGCGCAACTCAGCCGACAATCAGTGGCACTGCGCCACAAAGAATTTTTTGCCAACGACCAGCGCCTGATGTCTTTGGCCGAAGCCGCGCAAATGTATTCGCGTGAAAAAGGCGCTTTGCAAGTCTTTCGCCACTACGAAAGCCCGCCGGGACACACCTGGGACGACAAACGCTATCTCGGCGATGCGTATCCGGTTTACGGCTGGGCCTGCGACGTCGTCGAAGTGGAAGTGGACACCACGACATACGAAGTTTTCGTCAAGAAAGTGGTGAGCGCTGCGGATGTCGGCAAAGCGATTAATCCGGTTTTGGTGAAAGGCCAAATCGAAGGCGGCACGCTGCAGGCGCTCGGCTACGGCATGATGGAAGAAGTGATCATGCAAAACGGCAAGATGGCGAATGACCGCTTGACCAACTACATGCTGCCGACTTGCATGGACGCGCCGGATATGGAGGTCATCCTCATCGAGAAACCCTATCCGCATGGTCCGTTCGGCGCCAAAGGCGTCGGCGAACTGCCGATGGATGGTGCCGCGCCGGCTCTGGCTGCGGCGATTTGCAATGCGCTTGGTATTGAGATCTCAGAGTTGCCGTTTACGCCGGAACGTTTGCTGCAAGCCGTCGCGTCTTTCCCTTAA
- a CDS encoding (2Fe-2S)-binding protein: MKIAFTVNKTLHQVDAPPMKRLLDVLREDLRLTGTKEGCGEGECGACSVFINGEVVNSCLVPVCQVEDAEILTIEGLAKDNRLIPLQEAMIQIGGTQCGICTPGIVMAAKALLDHNPQPTRDEIRAGLGGNLCRCTGYVRIIDAVESCASNR, from the coding sequence ATGAAAATAGCCTTTACTGTCAATAAAACGTTGCATCAAGTCGACGCGCCGCCCATGAAACGCCTGCTCGACGTGCTGCGTGAAGATTTGCGCTTGACCGGCACGAAAGAAGGCTGCGGCGAAGGCGAATGCGGCGCGTGCTCGGTTTTTATCAACGGCGAAGTCGTCAACTCCTGTCTCGTGCCGGTTTGCCAGGTTGAAGACGCAGAAATTTTGACGATCGAAGGTTTGGCGAAAGATAATCGCCTGATTCCGCTGCAAGAGGCGATGATCCAAATCGGCGGCACACAATGCGGCATTTGCACGCCGGGTATTGTGATGGCGGCGAAAGCCTTGCTCGATCACAATCCGCAACCGACGCGCGACGAGATTCGCGCCGGCCTCGGCGGCAACTTGTGCCGCTGCACCGGCTACGTGCGAATTATTGATGCGGTTGAGAGCTGTGCCAGTAATCGGTAG
- a CDS encoding xanthine dehydrogenase family protein subunit M, translating into MISTIEVYSPKTLVEAYHRLQELNGRAKLLAGGTDLMVQLHDRVGVAPAYLNIWNLDELRGIAEAGDHLRIGALTTYTQIIKSPIVKQYCPILIEASQTVGGVQIQNRGTLGGNIVNASPAGDTLPILAAFEAQLELGSHRGVRVVPFNEFYTGYRQTVLAPDEMVVAVRLPKPASSEQLFFQKVGSRQALVISKVVMACKAQVDAERRMHSIQIGVGSVAPTVIRLRQTEALLKGQVLTEELIESARKLAMQEVKPITDVRSTAQYRRTITGNVLVGFLRHM; encoded by the coding sequence ATGATCAGCACGATTGAAGTCTATTCTCCCAAAACCTTGGTGGAGGCTTATCACCGTTTGCAAGAATTGAATGGCCGCGCCAAGCTACTCGCCGGCGGCACTGATCTGATGGTGCAACTGCATGACCGCGTCGGCGTGGCGCCGGCTTATCTCAATATTTGGAATCTCGACGAGCTGCGCGGCATTGCAGAGGCCGGCGATCATTTGCGTATCGGCGCGCTGACAACCTACACGCAAATCATCAAATCACCCATAGTGAAACAATATTGCCCAATTCTCATTGAAGCCTCGCAAACCGTCGGCGGCGTGCAGATTCAAAATCGCGGCACGCTTGGCGGCAATATTGTGAATGCTTCGCCCGCCGGCGACACGCTGCCCATTTTGGCGGCGTTTGAGGCGCAACTGGAGCTGGGCAGCCATCGCGGCGTTCGCGTCGTTCCCTTTAACGAGTTTTACACCGGCTACCGGCAAACTGTTCTCGCGCCGGATGAAATGGTTGTCGCGGTTCGTCTGCCCAAGCCGGCTTCCAGCGAGCAGCTTTTTTTTCAAAAAGTTGGCAGCCGCCAGGCACTGGTTATTTCCAAAGTCGTGATGGCTTGCAAAGCACAGGTTGATGCCGAGAGACGTATGCATTCGATTCAAATCGGCGTTGGCAGCGTCGCGCCAACAGTGATTCGTTTGCGGCAAACGGAAGCATTGCTGAAGGGTCAGGTGCTCACAGAAGAGTTGATTGAAAGCGCCAGAAAATTGGCCATGCAGGAAGTCAAGCCGATCACGGATGTGCGTTCGACAGCGCAGTATCGCAGAACGATCACGGGCAATGTGCTCGTGGGATTTTTGCGTCACATGTAA